One window of the Colias croceus chromosome 5, ilColCroc2.1 genome contains the following:
- the LOC123692017 gene encoding uncharacterized protein LOC123692017 isoform X1: protein MEVSNEIKEDIRKTQTDLKNAIRVHQIWVARLQEDESNIHLKNKVSEAEKEIVAIGRAQKLVVDRLRKELELYQQRLRAKNKQVSIENDNHYIAQQLRDHELQYRNRNRPTSLLKPSVLNEIQIKTENLTDDVNNESDIENDIIPHEKETNNENERHKESFVRNFPRLENLIHNDRSNFENALNKVKEVFLGTKFDDNDWPDRSDSDSSPNTEISPAPSPPLLPEPGEPISKEGFMRLIGLVTPIQKEIMEKKINENRKRAAGTNRNEFVYGNYEMVPKRKKLNQYPYLQNHSDPPQTRSAKLRKQNQNKSSREGSPSGSSTDNKGWGNKPAWMATLPAGLSVEPVYSPTKKVCHGCGRNDVPSLLVPCAECAVWQHTGCGAEGRCAACRAPLPEPACAAAPARNAHLYTDKLAERKRLQEKNIELCVELRKLEARAATLKENLDEHNAEKRQLLADQIKTQRNLQKLLDFISQFKETSISVHSTSASESGSEVSKSNEE from the exons ATGGAAGTTtctaatgaaataaaagaagatATTCGGAAAACACAaactgatttaaaaaatgctaTACGGGTGCATCAG atttgggtTGCACGCCTCCAAGAAGATGAAAGC AATATACAtctgaaaaataaagttagtGAAGCTGAAAAAGAAATTGTTGCCATTGGACGTGCTCAA AAATTGGTGGTTGATAGACTGAGGAAAGAGTTGGAATTGTATCAACAACGCTTAAGAGCTAAAAATAAGCAAGTCAGTATTGAAAATGACAATCACTATATTGCTCAACAATTAAGAGACCATGAATTACAATATCGCAATAGGAATCGTCCCACATCACTACTAAAACCTTCAGTGTTAAACGAAATCCAAATAAAAACCGAGAATTTAACAGATGATGTGAATAATGAGTCTGATATagaaaatgatattataccacatgaaaaagaaacaaataatgaaaatgagaGACACAAAGAGAGTTTTGTAAGAAATTTTCCTCGATTGgaaaatttaatacacaaCGACAGGAGTAACTTTGAAAATGCTCTCAACAAGGTCAAGGAagtattttt ggGAACAAAGTTTGATGACAATGATTGGCCAGATAGATCGGATTCAGATTCTTCGCCAAATACAGAGATATCACCGGCTCCATCACCACCCCTTCTGCCTGAACCGGGAGAGCCAATATCCAAAGAAGGTTTCATGAG actTATTGGATTGGTAACACCAATCCAAAAAGAAATAAtggagaaaaaaataaacgaaaatcGCAAAAGGGCTGCTGGCACAAATAGAAATGAATTTGTTTATGGCAATTATGAAATGGTtcct AAACGGAAGAAGTTAAACCAATACCCATATCTACAGAATCACAGTGATCCACCACAAACGCGATCAGCCAAACTTCGCAAGCAG AATCAGAATAAGTCATCTCGTGAAGGATCTCCATCAGGGTCATCAACAGATAataaag GTTGGGGAAACAAACCAGCCTGGATGGCAACTCTACCAGCTGGTCTGTCAGTGGAGCCAGTTTATTCACCAACTAAAAAAGTTTGTCACGGCTGCGGAAGAAATG ACGTGCCTTCGCTTCTGGTGCCGTGCGCGGAATGCGCGGTGTGGCAGCACACGGGCTGCGGCGCGGAGGGGCGCTGCGCCGCGTGCCGCGCGCCGCTGCCCGAGCCCGCGTGCGCCGCCGCGCCCGCACGGAACGCGCACCTGTACACTG ATAAGTTAGCGGAACGCAAACGACTACAAGAGAAAAACATTGAACTGTGCGTTGAGCTACGGAAGCTGGAAGCGCGAGCGGCAACTTTGAAAGAGAATCTCGACGAACACAATGCTGAGAAGCGGCAACTGTTGGCGGaccaaataaaaacacaaagaAACCTCCAGAAGCTTCTAGACTTTATCAGCCAGTTTAAGGAAACCTCCATCAGTGTTCATTCAACGAGCGCCAGCGAATCTGGGAGTGAAGTTAGTAAAAGCAATGAGGAATGA
- the LOC123692017 gene encoding uncharacterized protein LOC123692017 isoform X2 gives MYKIWVARLQEDESNIHLKNKVSEAEKEIVAIGRAQKLVVDRLRKELELYQQRLRAKNKQVSIENDNHYIAQQLRDHELQYRNRNRPTSLLKPSVLNEIQIKTENLTDDVNNESDIENDIIPHEKETNNENERHKESFVRNFPRLENLIHNDRSNFENALNKVKEVFLGTKFDDNDWPDRSDSDSSPNTEISPAPSPPLLPEPGEPISKEGFMRLIGLVTPIQKEIMEKKINENRKRAAGTNRNEFVYGNYEMVPKRKKLNQYPYLQNHSDPPQTRSAKLRKQNQNKSSREGSPSGSSTDNKGWGNKPAWMATLPAGLSVEPVYSPTKKVCHGCGRNDVPSLLVPCAECAVWQHTGCGAEGRCAACRAPLPEPACAAAPARNAHLYTDKLAERKRLQEKNIELCVELRKLEARAATLKENLDEHNAEKRQLLADQIKTQRNLQKLLDFISQFKETSISVHSTSASESGSEVSKSNEE, from the exons ATGTATAAA atttgggtTGCACGCCTCCAAGAAGATGAAAGC AATATACAtctgaaaaataaagttagtGAAGCTGAAAAAGAAATTGTTGCCATTGGACGTGCTCAA AAATTGGTGGTTGATAGACTGAGGAAAGAGTTGGAATTGTATCAACAACGCTTAAGAGCTAAAAATAAGCAAGTCAGTATTGAAAATGACAATCACTATATTGCTCAACAATTAAGAGACCATGAATTACAATATCGCAATAGGAATCGTCCCACATCACTACTAAAACCTTCAGTGTTAAACGAAATCCAAATAAAAACCGAGAATTTAACAGATGATGTGAATAATGAGTCTGATATagaaaatgatattataccacatgaaaaagaaacaaataatgaaaatgagaGACACAAAGAGAGTTTTGTAAGAAATTTTCCTCGATTGgaaaatttaatacacaaCGACAGGAGTAACTTTGAAAATGCTCTCAACAAGGTCAAGGAagtattttt ggGAACAAAGTTTGATGACAATGATTGGCCAGATAGATCGGATTCAGATTCTTCGCCAAATACAGAGATATCACCGGCTCCATCACCACCCCTTCTGCCTGAACCGGGAGAGCCAATATCCAAAGAAGGTTTCATGAG actTATTGGATTGGTAACACCAATCCAAAAAGAAATAAtggagaaaaaaataaacgaaaatcGCAAAAGGGCTGCTGGCACAAATAGAAATGAATTTGTTTATGGCAATTATGAAATGGTtcct AAACGGAAGAAGTTAAACCAATACCCATATCTACAGAATCACAGTGATCCACCACAAACGCGATCAGCCAAACTTCGCAAGCAG AATCAGAATAAGTCATCTCGTGAAGGATCTCCATCAGGGTCATCAACAGATAataaag GTTGGGGAAACAAACCAGCCTGGATGGCAACTCTACCAGCTGGTCTGTCAGTGGAGCCAGTTTATTCACCAACTAAAAAAGTTTGTCACGGCTGCGGAAGAAATG ACGTGCCTTCGCTTCTGGTGCCGTGCGCGGAATGCGCGGTGTGGCAGCACACGGGCTGCGGCGCGGAGGGGCGCTGCGCCGCGTGCCGCGCGCCGCTGCCCGAGCCCGCGTGCGCCGCCGCGCCCGCACGGAACGCGCACCTGTACACTG ATAAGTTAGCGGAACGCAAACGACTACAAGAGAAAAACATTGAACTGTGCGTTGAGCTACGGAAGCTGGAAGCGCGAGCGGCAACTTTGAAAGAGAATCTCGACGAACACAATGCTGAGAAGCGGCAACTGTTGGCGGaccaaataaaaacacaaagaAACCTCCAGAAGCTTCTAGACTTTATCAGCCAGTTTAAGGAAACCTCCATCAGTGTTCATTCAACGAGCGCCAGCGAATCTGGGAGTGAAGTTAGTAAAAGCAATGAGGAATGA
- the LOC123692026 gene encoding malate dehydrogenase-like: protein MALTKRLFKLIANRTLTRNYQVTVVGGASDVGQTIGLLLRTNPNIRKLVVHDTLDKTSGVVLDLSHVPVHSALQGYTGEDTLDNALKNTDIVIAASGSPVKHGITEKERFNRNAEFIRRLCLKVAKLRPMPFVGITTEPLNTLVPMASELLRNHGDYNPKKLFGITAVGAMRAQALYASENNFNPDECIVPVIGGHSDKTLLPLISQSKPQCEMDEKKVREFVNKVRKVGEFNTNSKKGWSPTLSVAYGAMLFTQGVLDALDGRLAKVNALVENNDFGTSFFSGLVSIDQNGFCEMKRYTSITQLECNLLEQSIIELRKDVIRGKKILELA, encoded by the coding sequence ATGGCTCTCACCAAGcggttatttaaattaatagcgAACAGAACATTGACTCGGAATTATCAAGTTACAGTGGTAGGTGGTGCTAGTGATGTTGGACAAACTATTGGTCTACTTCTAAGAACTAATCCAAACATTAGAAAATTAGTTGTTCATGATACACTTGATAAAACGTCCGGAGTTGTTTTAGATCTCTCGCATGTACCAGTTCATTCAGCACTACAAGGTTACACTGGCGAGGATACCTTAGACAATGCCTTGAAAAATACAGACATTGTAATCGCAGCCAGTGGGTCCCCCGTGAAACATGGCATAACGGAAAAAGAGAGATTCAATcgaaatgctgaatttatcaGAAGATTGTGTCTAAAAGTAGCTAAATTACGACCAATGCCATTCGTAGGAATAACAACTGAACCATTAAATACTCTCGTGCCAATGGCGTCCGAATTATTGAGAAACCACGGGGATTACAACCCGAAGAAACTATTCGGAATAACAGCCGTGGGTGCAATGCGAGCGCAAGCTTTATACGCTTCGGAAAACAATTTCAATCCAGACGAATGTATTGTCCCAGTTATTGGTGGGCATTCCGATAAAACGCTCTTGCCTTTAATCTCTCAATCCAAACCTCAATGTGAAATGGATGAAAAAAAGGTTCGGGAATTTGTCAATAAAGTTCGCAAAGTTGGTGAATTTAACACGAACTCGAAGAAGGGTTGGTCACCTACACTTTCCGTTGCATACGGAGCTATGTTGTTCACGCAAGGAGTTCTAGATGCTTTAGATGGCAGATTGGCCAAAGTAAATGCGCTTGTAGAAAACAATGATTTTGGTACTTCTTTTTTCTCTGGTCTGGTCAGCATCGATCAAAACGGATTTTGCGAAATGAAAAGATACACTAGTATCACGCAACTTGAATGTAACTTATTGGAACAAAGTATTATCGAATTAAGAAAAGACGTAATAAGgggcaaaaaaatattagaacttgcataa
- the LOC123692025 gene encoding malate dehydrogenase-like, with the protein MWCRGSAALNSLLSKRCYLNMEQKRNAQVSIVGAANEIGSNLALLLKQNRYITRLNLYDDDEKVLRIGAELSEIPKGPVITSYSGNSFLPASIRFSHLIIMVSRVPRRPGYTRDQMLEVNAPSVQKLCRTMADINPDAFLAISTNPINSIIPLASSLLFRYSAYDAAKIFGITHIDTCRARAFASKALNVNPRHLHIPVIGGHSDQTIIPLFSNITPSHYKVDPCQADTLTRLVKKAGMEVINHKLGIDSATLAMAWSINEFVDNILQAMYGDYVVVNSYTSNPHYGTRFFSGPTRVGCYGIVETCNSNFNMTEYEKHILGNAVTDINKDVARGEEYARVIAEVKN; encoded by the coding sequence atgtgGTGTCGTGGTTCTGCTGCGTTGAATAGTCTCTTATCGAAGagatgttatttaaatatggaGCAGAAAAGAAATGCTCAAGTGTCCATTGTCGGAGCAGCTAATGAAATTGGCTCAAATTTGGCCTTACTTTTGAAACAGAACAGATATATAACCCGACTAAATCTATACGATGATGATGAGAAAGTATTACGTATTGGTGCTGAACTAAGTGAAATCCCGAAAGGGCCTGTAATAACAAGTTATAGCGGGAATAGTTTTCTTCCTGCTTCGATTCGCTTTTCCCACCTTATTATAATGGTATCAAGAGTACCAAGGAGGCCCGGATATACAAGGGATCAAATGCTGGAAGTTAATGCACCTTCTGTTCAAAAACTATGCAGAACAATGGCTGATATAAACCCAGATGCATTTTTAGCAATTTCAACTAATCctattaattcaattatacctCTTGCAAgttcattgttatttagatacAGTGCTTACGATGCTGCCAAAATATTTGGCATCACTCATATAGATACGTGTAGAGCGAGAGCCTTTGCTTCTAAAGCATTAAACGTAAACCCGCGGCATTTGCATATACCTGTTATCGGAGGCCATTCTGATCAAACCATTATACCATTGTTTTCAAACATTACTCCTTCCCATTATAAAGTGGATCCATGTCAAGCTGATACATTAACGAGGCTTGTAAAAAAAGCCGGTATGGAAGTTATAAACCACAAACTCGGTATAGATTCAGCAACTTTAGCTATGGCGTGGTCTATTAATGAATTCGTCGATAACATTCTTCAGGCGATGTATGGAGATTACGTTGTAGTAAACAGTTATACGTCAAACCCTCACTACGGAACCAGATTTTTCTCTGGCCCCACAAGAGTCGGCTGTTACGGTATCGTTGAAACGTGCAATTCCAATTTTAATATGACTGAGTATGAAAAACATATACTTGGGAACGCTGTAACGGACATAAACAAAGATGTTGCTCGAGGGGAAGAATATGCTCGAGTAATTGCAGAGGTTAAAAACTAA